One genomic region from Balaenoptera acutorostrata chromosome 1, mBalAcu1.1, whole genome shotgun sequence encodes:
- the TMEM240 gene encoding transmembrane protein 240, with the protein MSMSANTMIFMILGASIVMAIACLMDMNALLDRFHNYILPHLRGEDRVCHCNCGRHHVHYVIPYDGDQSVVDASENYFVTDNVTKQEIDLMLGLLLGFCISWFLVWMDGVLHCAVRAWRAGRRYDGSWTWLPKLCSLRELGRRPHRPFEEAAGNMVHVKQKLYHNGHPSPRHL; encoded by the exons ATGTCCATGAGCGCCAACACCATGATCTTCATGATTCTGGGGGCGTCGATCGTGATG GCCATCGCGTGCTTGATGGACATGAACGCGCTGCTGGACCGATTCCACAACTACATCCTCCCGCACCTGCGGGGCGAGGACCGCGTCTGCCACTGCAACTGTGGCCG GCACCACGTCCACTACGTGATCCCATACGACGGGGACCAGTCTGTGGTGGACGCCTCCGAGAACTACTTCGTGACAGACAACGTCACCAAGCAGGAGATCGACCtcatgctggggctgctgctcgGCTTCTGCATCAGCTGGTTCCTGGTGTGGATGGACGGCGTCCTGCACTGCGCCGTGCGCGCCTGGAGGGCCGGCCGGCGCTACG ACGGCTCGTGGACCTGGCTGCCCAAGCTGTGCAGCCTGCGGGAGCTGGGCCGGCGGCCGCACAGGCCGTTCGAGGAGGCGGCCGGGAACATGGTGCACGTGAAGCAGAAACTCTACCACAACGGTCACCCGAGCCCGCGGCACCTCTGA
- the LOC130709257 gene encoding proline-rich protein 2-like, whose translation MLSPRRLWRGQPAAHPPPPAGEEARGRRGAGDTALPGSSAARPARSPRPPRSAPPSALPPALRAAQLRPPPPAASPAPASREAPRRPRPLAPATPAGPLPGGRRARSPPSGQCRPWLPARRPWTKGRVPSRPAGAIPERPRASFRSPPPHFSAGGPSSPPARGRRVRGCGQAGQHPASYGKRLPLVEGPQGRCQGGHSGAMATWRKDGAQQRLKDPPLWGQGQPQPQLSSGVGHEAQRPRLGPLT comes from the coding sequence aTGCTGAGCCCCCGCCGCCTCTGGAGAGGTCAGCCCGCCGCGCACCCACCGCCGCCGGCCGGGGAGGAGGCGCGGGGCCGGCGCGGGGCAGGGGACACGGCGCTCCCGGGGTCCTCGGCCGCCCGGCCCGCGCGCTCGCCGCGCCCGCCGCGCTCCGCTCCGCCCTCGGCTCTGCCTCCCGCCCTGCGCGCGGCGCAGCTCCGGCCCCCTCCCCCCGCGGCCTCCCCCGCGCCCGCCTCCCGGGAGGCACCTCGCCGCCCGCGGCCGCTCGCCCCCGCGACGCCGGCCGGACCCCTCCCCGGGGGCCGCAGGGCCCGCTCGCCCCCATCTGGCCAGTGCCGGCCCTGGCTGCCTGCCCGGCGCCCCTGGACCAAGGGCCGCGTCCCGTCGCGACCCGCCGGGGCGATCCCGGAGAGGCCCCGGGCTTCCTTccgctctcctcctccccacttctCAGCTGGaggcccctcctccccgcccgccCGGGGTCGCCGGGTGAGGGGCTGCGGGCAGGCTGGTCAGCACCCAGCCTCCTACGGCAAGAGGCTGCCTTTAGTGGAGGGGCCGCAGGGTCGCTGCCAGGGAGGTCACTCCGGAGCCATGGCCACATGGCGCAAGGATGGGGcccaacaaaggctaaaggatcCCCCACTGTGGGGGCAGGGCCAGCCTCAGCCCCAGCTCTCCTCAGGGGTGGGCCACGAGGCTCAGAGGCCCAGATTGGGACCCCTGACGTAG
- the SSU72 gene encoding RNA polymerase II subunit A C-terminal domain phosphatase SSU72, with the protein MTSGRRGRHLARAEAARLGGSPEAGVADSAAAAMPSSPLRVAVVCSSNQNRSMEAHNILSKRGFSVRSFGTGTHVKLPGPAPDKPNVYDFKTTYDQMYNDLLRKDKELYTQNGILHMLDRNKRIKPRPERFQNCKDLFDLILTCEERVYDQVVEDLNSREQETCQPVHVINVDIQDNHEEATLGAFLICELCQCIQHTEDMENEIDELLQEFEEKSGRTFLHTVCFY; encoded by the exons ATGACTTCCGGGCGCCGGGGCCGCCATCTTGCTCGCGCGGAAGCGGCGCGGCTGGGTGGGAGTCCCGAAGCGGGAGTCGCGGACAGTGCGGCCGCCGCCATGCCGTCGTCGCCGCTGCGGGTGGCGGTGGTGTGCTCGAGCAACCAGAACCGGAGCATGGAGGCGCACAACATTCTCAG CAAACGAGGATTCAGCGTCCGGTCCTTTGGAACAGGAACTCACGTGAAGCTTCCAGGACCAGCACCCGACAAGCCAAACGTTTATGATTTCAAAACCACATATGACCAGATGTACAACGATCTCCTTAGGAAAGACAAAGAACT CTACACGCAGAACGGCATTTTACACATGCTGGACAGAAATAAGAGGATCAAGCCCCGGCCAGAAAGGTTCCAGAACTGCAAAGATCTGTTTGATCTGATCCTCACCTGTGAAGAGCGGGTGTACGACCAGGTGGTGGAAG ATCTGAATTCCAGGGAGCAGGAGACCTGCCAGCCTGTGCATGTGATCAATGTGGACATCCAGGACAACCACGAGGAGGCCACCCTGGGGGCGTTCCTCATCTGTGAGCTCTGCCAGTGC ATCCAGCACACGGAGGACATGGAGAACGAGATTGACGAGCTGCTGCAGGAGTTTGAGGAGAAGAGCGGCAGGACCTTCCTGCACACCGTCTGCTTCTACTGA
- the LOC130708549 gene encoding uncharacterized protein LOC130708549 isoform X3, producing MAGSHLPGPRPRAEEAGRAEPLGCCARPGRAGGGALVDQTADRTSRLSGAPTLEELRICTAEEVPTPPFICPSYVQLSFICYIIYVHD from the exons ATGGCGGGTTCTCACCTCCCGGGCCCCAGGCCCCGTGCAGAAGAGGCCGGGCGAGCAGAGCCCCTAGGATGCTGTGCCCGTCCCGGGAGGGCTGGTGGCGGGGCCCTGGTTGATCAGACGG CAGACAGAACCTCTCGTCTTTCTGGGGCCCCCACCCTTGAGGAGCTGCGGATCTGCACCGCAGAGGAGGTGCCCACGCCGCCCTTCATCTGTCCCAG TTACGTGCAGCTGAGTTTCATCTGTTACATCATCTATGTCCATGATTGA
- the LOC130708549 gene encoding uncharacterized protein LOC130708549 isoform X2 translates to MAGSHLPGPRPRAEEAGRAEPLGCCARPGRAGGGALVDQTADRTSRLSGAPTLEELRICTAEEVPTPPFICPRTPGGGPGCPVPLQLWSMGSALMGSVQMPRVARALQGGPAASAPAGRGSTRSARPLRLQHPNLCGLRAAEFHLLHHLCP, encoded by the exons ATGGCGGGTTCTCACCTCCCGGGCCCCAGGCCCCGTGCAGAAGAGGCCGGGCGAGCAGAGCCCCTAGGATGCTGTGCCCGTCCCGGGAGGGCTGGTGGCGGGGCCCTGGTTGATCAGACGG CAGACAGAACCTCTCGTCTTTCTGGGGCCCCCACCCTTGAGGAGCTGCGGATCTGCACCGCAGAGGAGGTGCCCACGCCGCCCTTCATCTGTCCCAG GACCCCAGGGGGTGGTCCTGGCTGCCCGGTTCCTTTGCAGCTCTGGTCCATGGGCTCGGCCTTGATGGGTTCGGTGCAGATGCCTCGAGTGGCCAGGGCCCTGCAGGGGGGCCCTGCTGCCTCAGCCCCTGCAGGTCGTGGCTCAACCAGGAGTGCTCGGCCCCTGCGTCTGCAGCATCCCAACCTCTGTGGG TTACGTGCAGCTGAGTTTCATCTGTTACATCATCTATGTCCATGA
- the LOC130708549 gene encoding uncharacterized protein LOC130708549 isoform X1 — MAGSHLPGPRPRAEEAGRAEPLGCCARPGRAGGGALVDQTADRTSRLSGAPTLEELRICTAEEVPTPPFICPRTPGGGPGCPVPLQLWSMGSALMGSVQMPRVARALQGGPAASAPAGRGSTRSARPLRLQHPNLCGVSTLPASLPPSVHRAWAFSQKPDPNEGFVLVADNCRHLDPHFSCLTVVWRREFRQVPGDPVFCGFILKDPHPHPTPTPTPSMRCR, encoded by the exons ATGGCGGGTTCTCACCTCCCGGGCCCCAGGCCCCGTGCAGAAGAGGCCGGGCGAGCAGAGCCCCTAGGATGCTGTGCCCGTCCCGGGAGGGCTGGTGGCGGGGCCCTGGTTGATCAGACGG CAGACAGAACCTCTCGTCTTTCTGGGGCCCCCACCCTTGAGGAGCTGCGGATCTGCACCGCAGAGGAGGTGCCCACGCCGCCCTTCATCTGTCCCAG GACCCCAGGGGGTGGTCCTGGCTGCCCGGTTCCTTTGCAGCTCTGGTCCATGGGCTCGGCCTTGATGGGTTCGGTGCAGATGCCTCGAGTGGCCAGGGCCCTGCAGGGGGGCCCTGCTGCCTCAGCCCCTGCAGGTCGTGGCTCAACCAGGAGTGCTCGGCCCCTGCGTCTGCAGCATCCCAACCTCTGTGGGGTGAGCACGCtacccgcctccctccctccctccgtgcACAGAGCGTGGGCCTTCTCTCAGAAGCCAGACCCTAATGAAGGCTTTGTCTTGGTGGCAGACAACTGTCGCCATCTTGATCCCCACTTTTCCTGTCTCACCGTGGTGTGGAGGCGGGAGTTCAGGCAGGTCCCTGGGGATCCAGTGTTTTGTGGTTTTATCCTCaaggacccccacccccaccccacccccacccccacacccagCATGCGCTGTCGTTGA